The following proteins are co-located in the Dyadobacter chenwenxiniae genome:
- a CDS encoding BtrH N-terminal domain-containing protein, giving the protein MNIDSQTDEFRHVQTAHCENGVTTALLRYHGLDFMTEPLAFGLGSGLFYIQIPFLTVNNGPAISFRTMPGAIFKRTCKSLGVEVTRKKFSNVAAAEAFLDQKVREGVPVGCQVGVFHLTYFPKEYRFHFNAHNLIVFGQEDDHYQISDPVMEDVTTLSKADLSRVRFAQGPLAPKGHIYFPERVKPVTDDTIRKGIVKGIRRNVRDMLKIPGNFAGVDGIRHTAGHIRKWRDKLGLKKASLYLGQIVRMQEEIGTGGGGFRFLYGAFLEEASAYMQDDRLSVVSEDFTKAGDMWRASAIKMAGVYKGRLTEQKDFDEIADMLIDIRAVEKEAFQKLSRLNLGN; this is encoded by the coding sequence GTGAATATTGATAGCCAAACGGATGAGTTTCGCCACGTTCAAACGGCGCATTGTGAGAATGGGGTCACTACGGCATTACTACGCTATCACGGTCTGGATTTTATGACCGAGCCCCTGGCTTTTGGTCTGGGTTCAGGACTTTTTTACATACAAATTCCTTTTTTAACAGTGAATAACGGTCCGGCCATCTCGTTCAGAACAATGCCCGGTGCCATTTTCAAACGGACTTGCAAGTCGCTGGGCGTGGAAGTGACCCGGAAAAAGTTTTCTAATGTTGCCGCTGCGGAAGCGTTTCTGGACCAGAAGGTGCGCGAAGGCGTTCCCGTTGGTTGCCAGGTCGGTGTATTTCACCTGACTTATTTTCCCAAAGAATATCGTTTCCATTTCAATGCGCATAACCTGATCGTTTTTGGCCAGGAGGACGATCATTACCAGATCAGCGATCCGGTGATGGAAGATGTTACAACATTATCCAAAGCCGACCTGAGTCGGGTACGCTTTGCACAAGGTCCGCTGGCTCCGAAAGGGCACATTTATTTCCCTGAAAGAGTCAAACCGGTTACGGACGATACGATCCGCAAGGGAATCGTAAAGGGAATCCGCCGGAATGTGCGCGATATGCTTAAAATTCCGGGAAATTTTGCCGGCGTTGATGGCATCAGGCATACGGCCGGGCACATTCGCAAATGGCGTGACAAGCTTGGACTAAAAAAAGCAAGTCTATATTTAGGCCAGATTGTGCGGATGCAGGAGGAAATCGGCACGGGAGGAGGCGGTTTTCGTTTCCTGTATGGCGCATTTCTGGAAGAAGCATCCGCTTACATGCAGGATGACCGCTTATCAGTAGTCTCTGAAGATTTTACCAAAGCCGGAGATATGTGGCGCGCGAGTGCGATCAAAATGGCAGGCGTTTACAAAGGACGACTGACCGAACAAAAGGATTTTGATGAAATAGCCGATATGCTGATCGATATCAGGGCCGTAGAAAAAGAAGCGTTTCAAAAACTGTCACGCCTGAATCTTGGCAATTGA
- a CDS encoding phosphopantetheine-binding protein, giving the protein MDIESLKPIIKSQIVQYLNLLDINPQDIKDDEPLFGGDLGLDSIDSLELVVLLEREYGIKITNPAEGRKILVDVNHMAEYILANTKTA; this is encoded by the coding sequence ATGGACATAGAAAGTTTAAAACCCATTATCAAAAGTCAGATAGTCCAATATTTGAATTTGTTAGACATTAACCCTCAGGACATTAAGGACGACGAGCCACTTTTTGGCGGTGACCTTGGATTGGACTCGATCGATTCACTGGAGCTGGTTGTGCTTCTTGAAAGAGAGTACGGCATTAAAATAACCAATCCCGCAGAAGGAAGAAAAATCCTCGTCGATGTGAACCATATGGCTGAATATATTTTAGCAAATACTAAAACTGCCTGA
- a CDS encoding methyltransferase yields the protein MKKELSAIDAKYEAQKIAFGPMYFQAVVALKELGILQFIGNNRKGVGVETIIEKTGVSEYGVTLLLEAAEVIGVVEIEDGIIRISKVGFFLLKDEMTRVNLNFMHDVCYLGAKNMTESIRNGKPEGLKVLGDWPTIYEGLSILPEPAKTSWFEFDHYYSDNAFPEALKIVFRKKPGMIFDVGGNTGKWSFACCKHDPDVRIKILDLPVQLKVAKANAAERNLLDRIDFHAIDLLDRSQKIPQGADVIWMSQFLDCFSKEQIIQILENACAASSENTTLYILEPFFDNQNFPAAHHSLVATSLYFTIMANGNSKMYRIEVMKGLAREAGFEIVETYPLIGDSYHTILECRKRA from the coding sequence ATGAAAAAAGAATTGTCGGCAATAGACGCCAAGTATGAAGCACAAAAAATAGCATTTGGTCCCATGTATTTTCAGGCGGTCGTGGCGCTTAAGGAACTGGGTATCTTGCAGTTTATCGGCAACAATCGGAAAGGTGTCGGCGTGGAGACGATTATTGAAAAAACCGGCGTTTCGGAATACGGCGTAACATTATTGCTTGAAGCCGCAGAAGTGATCGGGGTTGTCGAGATTGAGGACGGAATCATAAGAATCAGTAAGGTCGGTTTCTTTCTTTTAAAGGATGAAATGACGCGCGTTAACCTCAATTTCATGCATGATGTTTGCTATCTCGGCGCTAAAAACATGACGGAAAGCATAAGGAACGGAAAGCCGGAAGGTTTGAAAGTCCTGGGCGACTGGCCGACCATTTACGAAGGCCTCTCCATCCTGCCCGAACCAGCGAAGACTTCCTGGTTTGAATTTGATCATTACTATTCGGACAATGCATTTCCCGAAGCTTTGAAGATTGTGTTCAGGAAAAAACCCGGAATGATCTTTGACGTGGGCGGCAACACGGGCAAATGGTCGTTTGCATGCTGTAAGCATGATCCTGATGTTCGTATAAAGATCCTCGATCTGCCCGTTCAGCTCAAAGTTGCAAAAGCCAATGCAGCCGAACGGAATTTACTAGACCGCATTGATTTCCACGCGATTGACCTGCTTGATCGCTCACAGAAGATTCCGCAAGGCGCTGATGTGATCTGGATGAGCCAGTTTCTAGATTGCTTTTCAAAAGAGCAGATTATTCAAATTCTTGAAAACGCTTGCGCAGCATCTTCTGAGAACACTACGCTCTACATTCTGGAACCATTTTTTGATAACCAGAATTTTCCTGCAGCACATCATAGCCTGGTGGCTACATCGCTCTATTTTACGATCATGGCTAACGGGAACAGCAAAATGTATCGCATTGAAGTCATGAAAGGCCTTGCCCGTGAGGCAGGGTTCGAAATCGTAGAAACCTATCCGTTGATCGGTGACAGCTATCATACCATTCTGGAATGCAGGAAACGGGCTTAG
- the scpA gene encoding methylmalonyl-CoA mutase, producing MKPDFKNITGITTSHAQQEQSGKAVLTSEGIKLKPFYSQNDLAGAEHLEFGAGNPPFVRGPYASMYLERPWTIRQYAGFSTAADSNAFYKRNLAAGQKGLSVAFDLATHRGYDSDHPRVTGDVGKAGVAIDSVEDMKMLFDQIPLDQMSVSMTMNGAVIPILAFFIVAAEEQGVSPETLSGTIQNDILKEFMVRNTYIYPPAASMRIVGDIFAYTSRFMPRFNSISISGYHMHEAGAPAHIELAYTLADGLEYIRTGLEAGIGIDDFAPRLSFFWGIGMNHFMEIAKMRAGRLLWSKIVNQFSPKNEKSLALRTHCQTSGYSLTEQDPYNNVTRTTIEAMAAVMGHTQSLHTNSLDEAMALPTDFSARIARNTQLFIQYETDLCKAIDPWGGSYYVEYLTKELTEKAWQLIEEVEKLGGMTKAIETGLPKMRIEEAAARKQARIDSGKDIIVGVNKFRTESKDTFDILQIDNQAVRLSQIASLTKIKEERDSEAVANALHAITAACQQKGGKDMAVNLLALAIEAARERATLGEISDAMEKEFGRYKSTIRSVSGVYQAEASDDENFRAALEMSDQFAEMEGRRARILVAKMGQDGHDRGAKVIATSFADLGFDVDIGPLFQTPQEVARQAAENDVHVIGASSLAAGHKTLIPELISALKNIGRGDIMIIVGGVIPAQDYQFLYDAGVKGIFGPGTIISIAAQKILKELMES from the coding sequence ATGAAACCGGATTTTAAGAACATTACGGGCATTACAACCAGCCATGCACAGCAAGAACAATCCGGTAAAGCGGTGCTCACCTCGGAAGGGATAAAATTAAAACCGTTTTATAGTCAAAACGATCTGGCAGGAGCTGAACATCTGGAATTTGGTGCAGGAAATCCGCCCTTTGTGCGTGGGCCTTATGCCAGCATGTATCTGGAGCGCCCCTGGACCATCCGGCAATATGCGGGCTTTTCGACGGCTGCTGATTCCAATGCATTTTACAAAAGAAACCTCGCTGCCGGTCAGAAAGGGCTTTCTGTTGCATTTGACCTGGCCACGCACCGCGGATACGACTCTGACCACCCGCGCGTAACCGGTGATGTAGGAAAAGCAGGCGTTGCGATTGACTCGGTGGAGGATATGAAGATGCTTTTTGACCAGATTCCCCTGGATCAGATGTCTGTTTCGATGACCATGAATGGCGCCGTAATTCCCATTCTGGCATTCTTCATTGTGGCTGCGGAAGAGCAGGGCGTATCGCCTGAGACGCTATCCGGAACCATTCAGAATGATATTTTGAAAGAGTTTATGGTGCGGAACACTTACATTTATCCACCCGCAGCTTCCATGCGGATTGTAGGCGACATTTTTGCTTACACCTCGCGTTTTATGCCCAGGTTCAACTCCATCAGCATCAGCGGTTACCACATGCACGAGGCTGGCGCACCCGCGCACATTGAGCTTGCCTACACGCTGGCAGACGGCCTGGAATACATTCGCACGGGATTGGAGGCGGGCATCGGAATTGATGACTTCGCGCCCAGGCTTTCTTTCTTCTGGGGCATCGGAATGAACCATTTTATGGAAATTGCCAAAATGCGCGCGGGAAGGTTGCTTTGGTCGAAAATCGTGAATCAATTTAGCCCCAAAAACGAAAAATCACTGGCATTAAGGACGCATTGCCAGACAAGCGGTTACAGCCTCACTGAGCAGGACCCGTATAACAATGTAACCCGAACGACCATTGAAGCCATGGCTGCCGTGATGGGGCATACACAATCGCTGCATACCAATTCGCTGGACGAGGCCATGGCCCTGCCAACCGACTTTTCGGCCCGTATTGCACGGAATACGCAACTTTTTATCCAATATGAAACCGATCTTTGTAAGGCAATCGACCCTTGGGGAGGCTCCTATTATGTGGAATATCTGACAAAAGAGCTGACTGAAAAAGCCTGGCAACTGATTGAGGAAGTGGAAAAACTTGGTGGCATGACCAAGGCCATTGAGACCGGACTTCCCAAAATGCGGATAGAGGAAGCCGCCGCCAGGAAGCAGGCACGCATTGATTCGGGAAAAGATATTATTGTGGGTGTCAATAAATTCAGAACGGAAAGTAAGGATACCTTTGATATCCTTCAAATTGACAATCAGGCAGTTCGCTTGTCACAAATCGCATCTCTAACGAAAATAAAGGAGGAGCGCGATTCTGAGGCGGTTGCAAATGCGTTGCATGCCATTACAGCCGCCTGTCAACAGAAAGGCGGTAAGGATATGGCTGTCAATTTGCTGGCTCTGGCTATTGAGGCGGCACGGGAAAGAGCTACATTAGGAGAAATATCGGATGCGATGGAAAAGGAATTCGGGCGTTATAAATCTACCATTCGGTCTGTCTCAGGCGTTTATCAGGCAGAAGCTTCGGATGATGAAAACTTTCGTGCAGCATTGGAAATGTCAGACCAATTTGCGGAAATGGAAGGCAGAAGGGCAAGAATATTGGTTGCCAAAATGGGCCAGGACGGACACGATCGCGGAGCGAAAGTTATTGCAACAAGCTTTGCAGACCTCGGCTTCGACGTGGACATTGGTCCACTTTTTCAAACACCCCAGGAAGTAGCCCGGCAAGCGGCTGAAAATGATGTGCACGTCATTGGCGCATCGAGCCTTGCGGCAGGACACAAAACACTCATTCCCGAACTCATCAGTGCGTTGAAAAACATCGGTCGGGGTGACATTATGATCATTGTCGGCGGCGTAATTCCAGCCCAGGATTACCAGTTTCTTTATGATGCAGGTGTAAAGGGCATCTTCGGACCCGGAACCATTATTTCGATTGCCGCGCAAAAGATCTTGAAAGAACTGATGGAATCCTGA
- a CDS encoding beta-ketoacyl-ACP synthase III, translated as MSDAYITRIAKFLPNEPVSNDEMEAYLGYINGKPSKSKALVLRNNGIKNRYYALQKDGTATHTNAEMAALAVTGLFKKNTSEIKDVDLLSCATSSPDQLMPSHGSMVHGYLKDTGPIEVVSPSGVCCAGMHAFKYAYMSVKLGEKQKAVACASERLSPVLRSDQFEDEVQQLLKLEKNPYLAFEKDFLRWMLSDGAGAFLVESAPNQSGISLKIDWIEGCSYANEQEPCMYMGADKLEDGSLKSYKDYKSEQVQEHSVFSIKQDVKLLGEKIVKLGFAKLKEILDKRQISMEEVSYFLPHLSSYFFEGKIEDFCNENGMPISKEKWYTNLVTKGNVGAASIYMMLEEVFYSGALKKGEKILLAVPESSRFSYMFCMLTVC; from the coding sequence ATGTCAGACGCATATATTACCAGAATTGCCAAGTTTTTGCCGAATGAGCCCGTTTCCAATGATGAAATGGAAGCGTATTTAGGTTATATTAATGGAAAACCATCGAAATCAAAAGCACTTGTTTTACGCAATAACGGCATAAAAAACAGATACTATGCGCTGCAAAAAGACGGCACAGCCACGCACACCAATGCGGAAATGGCGGCGCTGGCGGTTACGGGTCTTTTTAAAAAAAATACATCAGAAATAAAGGACGTAGATTTGTTAAGCTGCGCTACATCGAGTCCGGATCAGCTCATGCCTTCGCATGGTTCCATGGTGCATGGTTATTTGAAAGATACGGGGCCTATTGAAGTGGTTTCGCCGTCCGGCGTTTGCTGCGCGGGCATGCACGCATTCAAATATGCATATATGTCTGTAAAGCTGGGCGAAAAGCAAAAGGCCGTTGCCTGTGCTTCGGAAAGACTTTCTCCCGTTTTGCGTTCCGATCAGTTTGAAGATGAAGTGCAACAACTTCTGAAATTGGAAAAGAATCCATATCTGGCATTTGAAAAAGACTTTTTGAGATGGATGCTGTCCGATGGTGCCGGTGCTTTTCTTGTTGAATCTGCGCCTAATCAATCCGGAATTTCATTAAAAATCGATTGGATTGAAGGCTGTTCTTACGCCAATGAGCAAGAGCCTTGCATGTATATGGGCGCAGATAAGCTGGAAGACGGCTCTTTGAAAAGCTATAAGGATTATAAAAGTGAGCAGGTTCAGGAACATTCTGTGTTCAGTATCAAGCAGGATGTGAAGCTTTTAGGAGAAAAAATTGTTAAATTGGGTTTTGCCAAACTCAAAGAAATCCTGGACAAAAGACAAATAAGCATGGAGGAGGTGAGCTACTTTCTTCCCCATTTGTCAAGCTATTTCTTTGAGGGTAAAATCGAGGATTTTTGTAATGAGAACGGCATGCCGATTTCTAAGGAAAAGTGGTATACCAATCTGGTTACGAAGGGAAATGTTGGCGCCGCATCCATATATATGATGCTTGAAGAGGTGTTTTACAGCGGCGCATTAAAAAAAGGGGAGAAGATCCTTCTTGCAGTGCCCGAAAGCTCACGTTTTTCCTATATGTTCTGTATGTTGACCGTTTGTTGA
- a CDS encoding ABC transporter permease: MFKVFSSLRKEYLLLINDKVGLSLMFLMPLLLVFIITIIQDSAYKMVNENRIPLLVVNHDAGEEGGKLVSLLTKSGLFKIDSQDAVPEKSLKSELLSRGKLIGLYIPKTFTAGLESNANDVSNILMHDLGLERDSVSSEKVSMPTLSFYNDPVLQENYSYSVMGIIQSYMSVIENSLMIDKMYNTMDLGGQSQKLKDKMISNRVKINQIVASNNNSTAIPNSTQHNVPAWTIFAMFFMVVSLGSNIVKERVNGSFLRLKTMPTTFMLVMFSKMAIYVIVAVLQVALTFSMGIWILPELGLPKLTIPSSLFAFGSVILISSMAAVSYALMIGAYARTEQQANGFGAISIIIFGAIGGILVPTFVMPGFMQFASNFSPLHWCLEGFYILFLKGGSWQELKNVFAFLGIFILICQLGTYFKLRMERII, translated from the coding sequence ATGTTCAAGGTTTTCTCATCATTGCGCAAAGAATATTTGCTCCTTATTAATGATAAGGTGGGCCTGTCTTTGATGTTTTTAATGCCGCTTTTACTGGTTTTTATTATCACAATCATTCAGGATAGCGCATATAAAATGGTGAATGAGAACCGGATCCCGCTGCTCGTCGTAAATCACGATGCCGGTGAAGAAGGTGGTAAGCTCGTATCGCTGCTGACAAAATCCGGGCTTTTTAAAATCGATTCGCAAGATGCCGTTCCCGAAAAATCACTTAAATCTGAGCTGTTGTCAAGGGGGAAATTAATTGGGTTGTATATTCCCAAAACATTTACTGCAGGGCTGGAAAGCAATGCAAATGATGTAAGTAACATCCTTATGCACGATCTTGGGCTGGAACGGGATTCTGTAAGTTCAGAAAAAGTCTCCATGCCGACGCTATCCTTTTACAATGATCCCGTTTTACAGGAAAATTACAGTTATTCCGTCATGGGCATCATCCAGTCCTACATGAGTGTGATCGAGAATTCGCTTATGATCGACAAAATGTACAACACAATGGATCTAGGTGGACAGTCGCAAAAGTTGAAGGATAAAATGATCTCAAACCGCGTAAAGATCAATCAGATCGTGGCCAGTAATAACAACTCCACCGCAATTCCTAACTCCACACAGCATAATGTCCCTGCCTGGACCATTTTTGCTATGTTTTTTATGGTTGTGTCACTGGGAAGCAATATTGTGAAAGAGCGGGTGAACGGCAGTTTTCTGCGATTGAAAACCATGCCCACGACATTCATGCTCGTTATGTTCAGTAAAATGGCGATTTACGTGATCGTTGCGGTTTTGCAGGTGGCGCTCACTTTTTCAATGGGCATCTGGATCCTGCCCGAGCTGGGTTTGCCCAAACTTACAATTCCATCCAGTCTTTTTGCGTTCGGATCTGTAATTCTGATCAGCAGTATGGCCGCCGTGAGTTACGCTCTGATGATCGGCGCGTATGCCCGAACGGAACAACAGGCCAATGGTTTCGGCGCCATTTCTATCATTATCTTTGGTGCAATCGGCGGGATTCTGGTGCCAACATTCGTTATGCCCGGCTTCATGCAGTTTGCGAGCAACTTTTCGCCGTTACACTGGTGCCTGGAAGGGTTTTACATTCTTTTCCTCAAAGGCGGCAGCTGGCAGGAGCTGAAAAATGTCTTCGCATTCCTGGGGATATTTATCCTGATTTGCCAACTTGGAACATATTTTAAGCTAAGGATGGAAAGAATTATTTAA
- a CDS encoding beta-ketoacyl-[acyl-carrier-protein] synthase family protein: MKRVLVTGMGIISAIGENLSENHASLRQGKTGIARAAHFDSRYAALLPFGECACSNERLKELLNLEDSAGYTRTDLLADKAFAEAIKDAALSPNQISSFDTAFISATTVGGMCLTDQLYQDANLKTSGSPYLEAYSCAAHTIRLVENYKIKGFSDTINTACSSSANAIMLGARLIESGRAKRAIVGGVDSLAKYTVNGFNSLKILSSEACKPFDENRDGLNLGEAAAYLVLEAEDVVGNKNAYAEVAGYGNANDAHHPSAMSEEATGAIRSMQEAVESAGISFDRIDYVNAHGTGTLNNDEVELLGMSLLFDEIPPFSSTKSYTGHTLGAAGAVEAVFSILSIVHDEIFASLHVETPMSSQGARAASVFSSEKKLSYALSNSFGFGGNCTSLVFRSIH, translated from the coding sequence ATGAAACGGGTGCTGGTGACCGGGATGGGCATAATTTCTGCCATTGGTGAAAACCTTTCGGAAAACCATGCCAGTTTACGTCAGGGGAAAACCGGCATTGCCCGGGCTGCTCATTTCGACTCCCGTTATGCTGCCCTGCTGCCATTTGGCGAGTGTGCATGCAGCAATGAACGTCTGAAAGAGTTGTTGAATTTGGAAGATAGCGCAGGCTACACGCGAACCGATCTGCTTGCTGATAAAGCATTTGCCGAAGCGATTAAAGATGCAGCGCTGTCGCCGAACCAAATCTCTTCATTCGACACCGCATTTATTTCCGCAACAACCGTTGGCGGAATGTGCCTCACAGACCAGCTTTACCAAGACGCTAATTTAAAGACGAGCGGTTCGCCATATCTGGAAGCATACAGCTGCGCAGCCCACACCATCAGATTGGTAGAAAATTACAAGATCAAAGGCTTTTCTGACACCATTAACACCGCTTGCTCTTCCTCCGCCAACGCAATTATGCTTGGCGCAAGGCTTATTGAGTCCGGACGTGCAAAACGTGCAATCGTAGGCGGCGTCGATAGTTTGGCCAAATACACGGTTAATGGCTTTAATTCTCTCAAAATTCTCTCTTCAGAAGCATGTAAGCCATTTGATGAAAATCGGGATGGGCTGAATTTGGGCGAAGCAGCGGCATATCTTGTATTGGAAGCTGAAGATGTGGTTGGAAATAAAAACGCTTACGCAGAAGTGGCAGGTTATGGCAATGCGAATGATGCGCATCATCCGTCCGCAATGTCAGAAGAGGCTACGGGTGCCATTCGCTCCATGCAGGAAGCTGTCGAATCGGCAGGAATCAGCTTCGATCGTATCGACTACGTCAATGCGCACGGGACAGGGACGCTTAATAATGATGAGGTCGAGCTTTTGGGAATGAGTCTGTTATTTGATGAAATCCCGCCTTTTAGCTCCACAAAATCCTACACGGGGCATACACTAGGCGCAGCGGGAGCAGTTGAAGCAGTTTTCAGCATTCTGAGCATTGTGCATGATGAGATCTTTGCCAGCTTACATGTTGAAACGCCCATGAGTTCACAAGGCGCAAGGGCTGCTTCTGTATTCTCGTCGGAGAAGAAATTGAGTTACGCACTTTCCAATTCGTTCGGTTTCGGCGGGAATTGTACTTCACTCGTTTTCAGAAGCATTCATTAA
- a CDS encoding ABC transporter ATP-binding protein produces the protein MTESVCIEIQHVSKKYKSAQENSLTDVSLNIAASDIFGLLGPNGAGKTTLISILCGIIPPSSGTIHFYHENHPISGQQRKSRVGFVPQEYAFYQELSPRQNLDYFGAMYNLAKPKLEARREHLLDILGLSKFADKKVGSFSGGMKRRVNLAIGIIHEPDILFLDEPTVGVDVQSRNAIIRYLREINDTGTTIIYTSHHMSEAEEFCKNIALVDHGRVIAKGDLAALRREHEVSSLQSLFIKLTGEEYRD, from the coding sequence ATGACCGAATCGGTTTGCATTGAAATTCAACACGTTTCTAAAAAATACAAATCTGCGCAGGAAAACAGCCTCACTGATGTCTCTCTGAACATTGCCGCATCTGATATTTTTGGTCTGCTAGGGCCGAATGGTGCAGGCAAAACGACCTTGATTTCTATTCTCTGCGGCATAATCCCGCCGTCTTCCGGGACCATTCATTTTTACCACGAGAATCATCCCATTTCCGGGCAGCAGCGAAAAAGCCGCGTAGGCTTCGTCCCGCAGGAATATGCATTTTATCAGGAGCTTTCTCCGCGCCAGAATCTGGATTATTTCGGGGCGATGTACAATCTGGCTAAGCCGAAACTCGAAGCACGCCGTGAGCATTTGCTGGACATTTTAGGGTTAAGCAAGTTTGCCGATAAAAAAGTGGGGTCGTTTTCGGGTGGCATGAAGCGGCGGGTTAACCTGGCCATCGGCATTATCCACGAGCCCGACATTTTGTTTCTCGACGAGCCCACTGTCGGGGTCGATGTGCAGAGCCGTAATGCTATAATCCGCTATTTACGCGAAATTAATGACACCGGCACCACCATCATTTACACTTCGCATCACATGTCCGAAGCAGAGGAATTCTGCAAAAACATTGCGCTCGTTGATCATGGGAGGGTTATTGCTAAGGGAGATCTTGCCGCCCTTAGACGGGAGCACGAGGTTTCCAGTCTGCAATCTTTATTTATCAAACTGACGGGGGAGGAGTACAGGGATTAG
- a CDS encoding YdcF family protein has translation MRILSLIFSVLITLSLSGCGKMLYRSAEKAFNKGIKESPYDAVIVPGFPHNGKNWDMVLQMRIHWAHYLYTKGYTKNIIFSGSAVATPFVESKVMASYAHALGVPLENIFTEEKAEHSTENVYYSYRLGKDLGFTKLALATDPIQTSYMRRFIKRFELPIGLLPTVIDTLKVMNLYEPKVDLKTATREGFVKLSDRENFFERFRGTMGKYIIWHEEDLKKKKHRRKFKDRIIPAPAAKNEP, from the coding sequence GTGCGGATTTTATCTCTCATTTTCTCGGTCCTGATCACCTTATCATTATCTGGTTGCGGTAAAATGCTGTATCGGTCGGCCGAGAAGGCATTTAATAAAGGCATAAAGGAGTCACCGTATGATGCGGTTATCGTTCCGGGATTCCCCCACAACGGCAAAAATTGGGACATGGTTTTACAGATGCGCATCCACTGGGCACATTATCTTTATACAAAAGGCTATACCAAAAATATCATTTTTTCAGGCTCTGCCGTTGCCACACCATTTGTGGAAAGCAAGGTGATGGCCAGTTATGCGCACGCTCTGGGCGTCCCGCTGGAAAATATCTTTACAGAGGAAAAAGCAGAACATAGTACGGAAAACGTTTACTATTCTTACCGTCTTGGAAAAGACCTCGGTTTTACAAAACTTGCACTCGCCACGGATCCGATCCAAACCAGTTACATGCGCAGGTTCATCAAACGCTTCGAGCTGCCGATCGGACTTCTGCCCACGGTGATCGACACATTAAAGGTCATGAACCTGTATGAACCGAAGGTTGACCTGAAAACAGCAACACGCGAAGGATTTGTAAAGCTTTCCGACAGGGAAAATTTCTTCGAGCGGTTTAGAGGCACCATGGGAAAATATATTATATGGCATGAAGAGGATCTCAAAAAGAAAAAACACAGACGGAAGTTCAAGGACAGAATAATACCCGCCCCAGCGGCAAAAAATGAACCATAA